A part of Cannabis sativa cultivar Pink pepper isolate KNU-18-1 chromosome 6, ASM2916894v1, whole genome shotgun sequence genomic DNA contains:
- the LOC115713180 gene encoding zinc finger CCCH domain-containing protein 18-like isoform X1: protein MIRYGQLLYPDVGIGGLNGRTSRSLSGLSEIPVKTCHYYIKGFCKHGSSCRYSHGKVIPESFSQAYDYANDDHLFSPGTLEKLELEIIELLKSRRGIPVSIASLPAMYYEKYGKYLQADGYLTESQRHGKVGYSLTKLLARLKNNIRLIESRPHGPHALILAEDSTMYMDHQNEKIDPGPIVSGSRQIYLTFSAERTFTEEDVSIYLSMTNVILKL, encoded by the exons ATGATTAGGTATGGACAATTACTATATCCAGATGTTGGAATTGGAGGCTTGAATGGTAGAACAAGTAGGAGTCTTTCTGGTCTTTCTGAGATTCCAGTTAAGACTTGTCATTATTATATCAAGGGATTTTGTAAACATGGAAGTAGCTGTAGATATTCTCATGGGAAAGTGATTCCTGAAAGCTTTTCTCAGGCCTATGATTATGCTAATGACGACCATCTTTTCTCACCTGGCACACTTGAGAAGTTGGAGTTAGAAATAATAGAGCTTCTTAAGTCAAGAAGAGGGATTCCTGTTTCGATTGCTTCTCTACCAGCGATGTACTATGAGAAATATGGGAAATATCTACAGGCTGATGGCTACCTCACAGAGAGCCAGAGGCATGGAAAAGTTGGGTATAGTTTAACAAAGCTTCTGGCTCGATTGAAGAACAATATTCGGCTTATTGAAAG CAGGCCTCATGGACCACATGCCTTAATTTTGGCTGAAGACTCTACTATGTACATGGATCACCAGAATGAAAAGATTGATCCAGGTCCAATTGTTAGCGGGTCAAGGCAGATATATCTAACATTTTCAGCTGAGAGGACTTTCACTGAAGAAGATGTCTCAATCTACCTGTCTATGACAAATGTTATCCTTAAACTttga
- the LOC115713180 gene encoding zinc finger CCCH domain-containing protein 18-like isoform X2, with protein sequence MIRYGQLLYPDVGIGGLNGRTSRSLSGLSEIPVKTCHYYIKGFCKHGSSCRYSHGKVIPESFSQAYDYANDDHLFSPGTLEKLELEIIELLKSRRGIPVSIASLPAMYYEKYGKYLQADGYLTESQRHGKVGYSLTKLLARLKNNIRLIERPHGPHALILAEDSTMYMDHQNEKIDPGPIVSGSRQIYLTFSAERTFTEEDVSIYLSMTNVILKL encoded by the exons ATGATTAGGTATGGACAATTACTATATCCAGATGTTGGAATTGGAGGCTTGAATGGTAGAACAAGTAGGAGTCTTTCTGGTCTTTCTGAGATTCCAGTTAAGACTTGTCATTATTATATCAAGGGATTTTGTAAACATGGAAGTAGCTGTAGATATTCTCATGGGAAAGTGATTCCTGAAAGCTTTTCTCAGGCCTATGATTATGCTAATGACGACCATCTTTTCTCACCTGGCACACTTGAGAAGTTGGAGTTAGAAATAATAGAGCTTCTTAAGTCAAGAAGAGGGATTCCTGTTTCGATTGCTTCTCTACCAGCGATGTACTATGAGAAATATGGGAAATATCTACAGGCTGATGGCTACCTCACAGAGAGCCAGAGGCATGGAAAAGTTGGGTATAGTTTAACAAAGCTTCTGGCTCGATTGAAGAACAATATTCGGCTTATTGAAAG GCCTCATGGACCACATGCCTTAATTTTGGCTGAAGACTCTACTATGTACATGGATCACCAGAATGAAAAGATTGATCCAGGTCCAATTGTTAGCGGGTCAAGGCAGATATATCTAACATTTTCAGCTGAGAGGACTTTCACTGAAGAAGATGTCTCAATCTACCTGTCTATGACAAATGTTATCCTTAAACTttga